The DNA region CAGGTGATCGACTTTTTACGTTGCTACATGAATATCACTTCCCACAAACCCATCATTATCTATAAAGGGCAACAGCTAAATAACTTTGATGCCATCATTCCGCGAATCGCAGCATCTGTAACCTTTTACGGAACTGCGGTTGTACGTCAGTTTGAAATTATGGGGGTATTTGCGGCGAATACTTCCCAGGCTATTTCACGCTCCCGAGATAAGCTGCGATCGCTCCAGATTTTGGCGCAAAAAGGGATTGGTTTACCGGTTACAGGGTTTGCCCATGCCACCGAAGATATTGAAGGTCTTCTCGAAACGGTGGGTGGCGCACCTGTTGTGATTAAGTTGCTCGAAGGGACTCAAGGCATTGGAGTGGTTTTAGCGGAAACGAAACAGGCTGCGACCTCGGTTATTGAGGCATTTCGGGGCTTAGATGCCAATATTTTGGTGCAAGAATTTATTAAAGAAGCGAATGGAATGGATATCCGCTGTTTCGTGATTGGCGATAAAGTCGTAGCGTCGATGAAACGTCAGGGAGCAGAGGGAGAGTTTCGTTCAAATTTACACCGGGGCGGTAGTGCTTCAAAAATCAAATTGACTCCTGAGGAACGGCGTACCGCGGTGCGAGCAGCAAAGGCAATGGGATTGCGAGTTGCAGGAGTGGATTTATTGCGGTCAAATCATGGCCCTGTGGTGATGGAAATTAATTCTTCACCGGGTTTGGAAGGGATCGAAAAAACATCAGGGGTTGATGTTGCTAGCAAGATTATTGAATATCTCGAAAAGAATGCTTCGCCTTCTAAAAATACTGACCGCATTAAATATTAGGCTTTGATTTTTTAGTCGAAAAATAGTTGCAAAATATTGGGCAGGCGATCGCCCCAAGAATTGATGCTGTGACTACCATTGGGATCTTCAACGATGAATAAATTATGGTCTTCTTGATAGTCAAATTCTGTGGTTAAAACCTGAATCATTTCCATACAACGACATTGAGAACGAATTTCATATTCATTCCCTGGGTCATCGCGTAAACCCCAATCCAAATAAATTTTAGGACGTAGATCTGGTTCGAGTAGCGTAGAAGTGAGAGCAAACATTAACGCCGAATTCTGGAGCTTAATTTTAAAGGCCTTGTCTAAATTGCTCATTGAATAGCTTGGACTATCTAAACCCAACCAAAAGGAAGGTGATAGGGTAGCGACTTGTGGAAATTGGCGGGGATGTTTGCAGGCGGTGTAGAAGGCGGCTAGTCCCCCGCGAGATGCCCCCAAAATGACGGTTGAGTGGGGAATTGTTCGGTAGTTTTCGTCGATAAAAGGTTTGAGTCCCTTCGCTAGATAACGGCTATATTCTTCTAGACCGCCGTCATCTTCTGGGATATGGGAATATTCATAGTGGCGATCGCCTGAACAGATAGCCACCACAATAATTTTTTTGAGTTGGTCTCGTAGATAAAGTTGACTGAGTTTTTCAGCGACTTGCCAACTTTGCTCAGTTTCGCCATCCCCAAAGAAAATATCATCGCCATCGTTGCAGTAGAGCACAGAATAACGGTCTGGACTCACTTCATAATCGCGGGGAATAAAGACATGAATTTTGCGCGGCTGGTCAAAATGTTCACCGAAACCAGATAGCTGAAAATTATCGTAGGTATGGAAAAAAACACCCCAATGTCCATGGTCATGGAACCATGCCTGCTGTCCGCCTCGCTCAAATGCTTCTGCCATCGCTGTGATCTATAGGATTAGCTATCCAAGGTATATTATTTCGTTACTTTGCAGGCGATCGCCCGACAAAATGAGCCAATGAGACATCGCGAAAAAAACTGCGCCCACTGTCAAAAACTCACTGAAGTTTGTTATCGCATCCAGTATGACGAAACCCAAAAATGGCATCTTGTTTGTCCGTCTTGCCAAAAGCAATTGAAAAAAGAAAGTCCGTTATACCGATATGGTGGCACTTGGAAAGCAAAGAAAAGAAAATAGTTTGGCGATCGCCCCAAAAGAGGTTTTGTCTCATCGGAAAATCCCTCAGATAAATATTTTTATAGGAAATATTGCCTATAATTCCGAAATGTTTAATGGTGAAAATGGAGAGAAGAGAAACGACTTAATTTTCAGCAATTAGCTTTAATCATTTTCTGTTCAGGGATTAATGGGTGCAGCCAATGCGACAACATCTTCAAGGGAAACTTATTCAAAATCGCTACCGGATTGAATCTGTCCTTGGGCAAGGTGGGAATGCCATTGTTTATAAAGCTCATGATCTAGAGGGCGATCGCCCCGTCGCTCTAAAGGCAATGTCACTGCGATATTTGAAAGGTTGGAAACAACTCGAATTATTTGAACGAGAAGCAGAAATACTCAAAAAACTGAATCACCCAAGAATTCCGCGTTATCTGGAATACTTCACCGTTGATTTGTCGGATGATCAATTGTTTTATTTGGTGCAGGAGCTAGCTGATGGGAAATCTTTTGCTGAGCTAGTAGAAAGTGGGTGGCGAAGCAATGAATCTGGCATCAAGGAAATCGCCAGTCAAATTCTAGAGATTTTAGAGTATTTACACAGCCAAAATCCGTCAGTTTTGCATCGGGATATCAAGCCGCAGAACTTGATTTTAGGGAAAGACAATCAAGTTTATTTGATTGATTTTGGGGCGGTACAAGATATCGACCAAACTGCAAGTTCGAGTAGTAATACTGTTGTGGGGACATTTGGATATATGGCTCCGGAACAATATATTGGTCAATGTGTTCCTGCTACTGATTTATATGCGCTTGGTGCAACGCTAATTTATTTATTGACCCATCGCCAGCCCTCTGAAATTATCTTAGAAAATTTTCAGCTCAATTTTTACCATCATCTCAAAATTTCCAACCAATTTATGATTTGGTTAGAAAAAATGCTAAAACCAGATCTAGAAGAACGTTTTAAATCAGCAACAGAGGCAATAGAAATATTAGGCAAAAAAAACTTTATTTTTTCTGCTCCAGCAAAACAGAAAAATTGGAAATATATACTCCCATTAATAGGAGGAATTATTGCTATCATTACGATTAGTAATTATTTCAAATACCCAATTCTCAATATACTTGAGATAACCCCTAAAGAGATCTACATTGCAGCTAGTGAAGGGGATATTAAAACTATTCAAAATTATTTAAAAAAGGGTGGTAGTCCAAATGGTTTAGGCTCCCATACAAGTTTTGCTCCTCATATTAAAGGTGCTTGGCAATCGCTAACCCCGCTTCATGCTGCAAATACACCCGAAGTTGCTCAACTTCTCATTGATTATGGAGCTAATATAAATGCCCAAACGGAAGATGGTTTTACACCTTTGCATCTGACGAGTTCTCCAGAAGTTGCACAATTATTGATCGACAATGGTGCAGATCTAAATATGCAAGCGACTTTCACTTTTACAGGTGATGACTGAGAGCCAAGGCTTAAAGAACCAATCATTAATTCAACAGTCACTTTGCCTAATGCTTTGTTTTTTCGACTTGGCACTCCTCTACATTTCAATCCATCAATAGAAGTGTTGCAGATTTTAATTAGCAATGGTGCTGATATCAATGCAAAAAATTTTCTAGGGTATACTTCACTTCACACAGCTGCAAAACTATGCAATCACGAAATGGCAGCATTACTTCTTCAGCAGGATATTGATATCAATCAGAGACATAAACCACAAAATAGTGATGAATACGCCACAACACCACTTCATTTAGCTGCGTCCTGCTGGTCTACTCAAGAACAAAAATATCAAACAATTAAGGTTCTTTTGGAAAATGGCGCAGATGTTGATGAAGTAAACTCAAATGGAGAAATTGCATTACATCGCGCTGTTACAGAAGTCAAAAAGAATAATGATCTCGATACAACTAACAATATTCTGACATTGTTATTAGAGTATGGTAGCGATATTAATGCAATAGATAATAAAGGTCAGTCTATTCTCTTTAAAGTTAAGGACGTAAATACAGCAAAATTCTTAATTAAAAGGGGTGCTGATGTCAATCATCGAGACCATCTTGGAAATAGTTTAATTCATGAAGGTGTACTGATTGACAACGAGGAGATAATTGATTTTTGGATTGAGAATGGTGTTGATATTAATGTTGAAAACTTTGAAAATGAAACAGCTTTGTCTTTGGTATTTAGTCCACTCATGGTGAATGAAAAAATGGCGGTTTTCTTACTGAATCTGGGAGCCGTTCCGAATGTTTTAGATGAGGAAGGCAATACACTATTACATAAGGCAGTATTTGAAAATTGGTTGAACTGCGCAGAGATTTTAATTGAGAAAGGTATCGATATTCATCATGGAAATAATCAAGGTGAAACTCCATTTGAGATGGTGCAATATAATTTTGAAAGGTTTGGTTCCGAATACAGAGAAATGTTGAAATTATTTAAAACTATAGATAGTGAATAATAGCTTTATTGATTTTTATATTGAGTGTAGTTAGAAAATAAAGATGAAACCTTCTTTAAAAGATGATTTGATACAAAATCGTTATCAGATCGACTCTATTTTAGGTCAAGGAGGTATGGCCACTACCTTTAGAGCCCAAGATTTGGAGTCGAATCGAGAGGTCGCGATTAAAAGAATTTCCTTAAGGCATACCGAGAATTTTAAAGTTATTTCCCTTTTTGAGAGAGAAGCTAATATCCTGCGACAGCTGGAACACTCTGGAATTCCTGATTATGTGGATTTTTTTCAAGTCGAAGAAGAAAACAATACTTTTTTCTATTTAGTTCAAGAACTTGTTACAGGCAAATCTTTAGATACATTAATTGAAGAAGGTTGGCGACCTAGTGAAAAAGAAGTCAAAAATATTGCGATACAACTTTTAGATATTCTGATTTATCTTCAGCAACTCACACCACCAGTTATTCACCGCGATATTAAACCCGCAAATATTATTCTCTCTGAAAATAAGGTTTACCTTGTGGACTTTGGTGCAGTACAGCATGTTTATCACAAGACGATTACAGGTGGTAGCACTGTCATTGGCACGATTGGCTATATGGCACCCGAACAATTCCGTGGACAATCGAGACTTTCCACTGATCTCTATGGCCTTGGCACAACTCTTATTTCTTTATTGACTGGGCGATCGCCTGCCAATTTCCCTCAGAAGAAACACAAAATCCAATTTAAAGATTACGTTGATATTTCAGAAGATTTTTTTAATTGGATTAATGTCCTCATCGAACCCAATAGTTCAGATCGTTACTACTGCGCCAAAGAAGCATTCGCCGAACTCCAAAAAATCCAGACATTTCTCACGAATAAGAATTTTGAAAACTATCACAAAAAGCGCCATACAGTTATTCTTGTCAAGAATAAGGAAAACCTATTTCTACAAATTTCCCCAAAGCTATCTGGAACACTCCTCGATAAAATTCTCCGAGCCGTTGCATTCCTCTTTAAAAACTACATTCTTCTATCAGTAATTGCCTGCATCATTTCGATTTTTGTGCCGGGGGTATTGCTGCGACTCGCTTCTTATCTCGTCTATACACCAGGCAATGCTATCTTCCATATCTTGATGTGGCTGGGTTATACCAGTTTTATTAGCATTGTTTTAGTCGATTATCTCAGACGCTTTAGAAGTCGAGTTGAATTAAAAATAAATCATGATTCCTATCATATCAAGCGAAGATTAATGGGAATAACCTATCGAAATAAGACGGTTGAAAATAATAATTCAGTTGAACAATTTCGGAAGCTTTTAATTGGTCTCAATAAAGAAGATAAAAATATGCTTCTGCATGAAATCAAGACTTTTCTACAACCACAAAGCACTCAAACTAAAGAGGCCGATTTTTCTGTCAATCAGCGAGATATCGACACAATGCCTATGACGGTACCTCCCTCGCTTAATGCTCCGACAGTCCCAATTTCAGAACCAAATCATGAGACTGCTAAAACAATCATTTCTGAGCCCCAGACTGCGCCCACTGAGTTGAGCTAAAAATACGGCGATCGCCCATTTATTTTTTACTGTTGTAATAATGTGGCGCGACTTAATCCCTCTGGGCAAATTTTGTGTTGACGCATGTCGTATACCCCGCACCACAAAACATCCTCATCCAATTTAGGCATAGGCACCTCTATTGACTCATCATCGAGACGCTCTAAGCGAATAATGTAATCAACCAAATCTTCTTCCAAATCAAAATCTCCCTCGTCCTCTTGCCCCACGTAGAATTTCAGCCATAGAGGAATCGGCTGATTCGGGTGAGTCTCATCCCACCAAGTGAGAATGTCATCCTCATCAATCTCTGCATCTTCCCAGAGCTCATCTGCATTAATGCTCGACGCGAAAGCATAGATTTCAACAAGATAAGTTCCCGGTGTGACTTTCACTTTTTGAAACGCTTGATTATAAGGATCTGATGGCGAAA from [Leptolyngbya] sp. PCC 7376 includes:
- the rimK gene encoding 30S ribosomal protein S6--L-glutamate ligase, with protein sequence MKIAILSQNAKLYSTSRLKEAAAKRGHQVQVIDFLRCYMNITSHKPIIIYKGQQLNNFDAIIPRIAASVTFYGTAVVRQFEIMGVFAANTSQAISRSRDKLRSLQILAQKGIGLPVTGFAHATEDIEGLLETVGGAPVVIKLLEGTQGIGVVLAETKQAATSVIEAFRGLDANILVQEFIKEANGMDIRCFVIGDKVVASMKRQGAEGEFRSNLHRGGSASKIKLTPEERRTAVRAAKAMGLRVAGVDLLRSNHGPVVMEINSSPGLEGIEKTSGVDVASKIIEYLEKNASPSKNTDRIKY
- a CDS encoding serine/threonine-protein kinase, producing the protein MRQHLQGKLIQNRYRIESVLGQGGNAIVYKAHDLEGDRPVALKAMSLRYLKGWKQLELFEREAEILKKLNHPRIPRYLEYFTVDLSDDQLFYLVQELADGKSFAELVESGWRSNESGIKEIASQILEILEYLHSQNPSVLHRDIKPQNLILGKDNQVYLIDFGAVQDIDQTASSSSNTVVGTFGYMAPEQYIGQCVPATDLYALGATLIYLLTHRQPSEIILENFQLNFYHHLKISNQFMIWLEKMLKPDLEERFKSATEAIEILGKKNFIFSAPAKQKNWKYILPLIGGIIAIITISNYFKYPILNILEITPKEIYIAASEGDIKTIQNYLKKGGSPNGLGSHTSFAPHIKGAWQSLTPLHAANTPEVAQLLIDYGANINAQTEDGFTPLHLTSSPEVAQLLIDNGADLNMQATFTFTGDD
- a CDS encoding alpha/beta hydrolase, which translates into the protein MAEAFERGGQQAWFHDHGHWGVFFHTYDNFQLSGFGEHFDQPRKIHVFIPRDYEVSPDRYSVLYCNDGDDIFFGDGETEQSWQVAEKLSQLYLRDQLKKIIVVAICSGDRHYEYSHIPEDDGGLEEYSRYLAKGLKPFIDENYRTIPHSTVILGASRGGLAAFYTACKHPRQFPQVATLSPSFWLGLDSPSYSMSNLDKAFKIKLQNSALMFALTSTLLEPDLRPKIYLDWGLRDDPGNEYEIRSQCRCMEMIQVLTTEFDYQEDHNLFIVEDPNGSHSINSWGDRLPNILQLFFD
- a CDS encoding ankyrin repeat domain-containing protein, producing MPNALFFRLGTPLHFNPSIEVLQILISNGADINAKNFLGYTSLHTAAKLCNHEMAALLLQQDIDINQRHKPQNSDEYATTPLHLAASCWSTQEQKYQTIKVLLENGADVDEVNSNGEIALHRAVTEVKKNNDLDTTNNILTLLLEYGSDINAIDNKGQSILFKVKDVNTAKFLIKRGADVNHRDHLGNSLIHEGVLIDNEEIIDFWIENGVDINVENFENETALSLVFSPLMVNEKMAVFLLNLGAVPNVLDEEGNTLLHKAVFENWLNCAEILIEKGIDIHHGNNQGETPFEMVQYNFERFGSEYREMLKLFKTIDSE
- a CDS encoding serine/threonine-protein kinase; protein product: MKPSLKDDLIQNRYQIDSILGQGGMATTFRAQDLESNREVAIKRISLRHTENFKVISLFEREANILRQLEHSGIPDYVDFFQVEEENNTFFYLVQELVTGKSLDTLIEEGWRPSEKEVKNIAIQLLDILIYLQQLTPPVIHRDIKPANIILSENKVYLVDFGAVQHVYHKTITGGSTVIGTIGYMAPEQFRGQSRLSTDLYGLGTTLISLLTGRSPANFPQKKHKIQFKDYVDISEDFFNWINVLIEPNSSDRYYCAKEAFAELQKIQTFLTNKNFENYHKKRHTVILVKNKENLFLQISPKLSGTLLDKILRAVAFLFKNYILLSVIACIISIFVPGVLLRLASYLVYTPGNAIFHILMWLGYTSFISIVLVDYLRRFRSRVELKINHDSYHIKRRLMGITYRNKTVENNNSVEQFRKLLIGLNKEDKNMLLHEIKTFLQPQSTQTKEADFSVNQRDIDTMPMTVPPSLNAPTVPISEPNHETAKTIISEPQTAPTELS